DNA sequence from the Dehalococcoidia bacterium genome:
CGTAACGCTCCGGTGGAGTCGATTGAGCTTGCTTATCCGCTGCTGGTAGAGTCCTACGGGCTCGTGCCAGATAGCGAAGGCGCCGGTAAGCACCGGGGCGGACTCGGCATCCACCGGCACCTGCGAGTGCTGGGTGAGAGTGTCACCCTGACTCTCAGCTCCGACCGCGAACGAGTGAGCCCCTGGGGTCTGTTCGGAGGCTCGGACGCCGGTAGCTCGGCGTGTGCCATAGAAGCCCCGAACGGCTCTGAGAAGCGACTACCCTCCAAGGTCACAACGACTGTGCCCTACGACCATGTCATCAAGACACAGACTCCCGGCGGAGGCGGCTGGGGCGACGCCAGGGAGCGCGATGCCGAGGCAGTTAGCCACGACGTTTCCGAGGAGTTCATCTCGCCCGAGCGGGCAGAGTCGGTGTACGGAGTCTCGGTGGACTAGATGAGCCAGTTGGCCGCGTACCCTGCAAGGCAGGCTCCGAGCAGCGCCAGCAGGACGTACAGAATGAAGACGCGGATGCGGACGAGCGCGGCGACCGCCACAGCGGAGTAGAAGCTAACCGCCGCGCCGGAGATCATGAGCGCGAGGGCTGCGCCGAAGCTCATGCCCTTGTCCATCAACCCGCTGACCAGAGGCAGGGCTGCGTAGCCTTCCAGGTACATGGGAGCGCCCACCAAGACCGCCAGAGGGATCCACGAGGCTGCGTCCGTACCGAACAGGGATGTCACCCACGCACCGGGCACAAACCTCTGCAGGAACACCTCCAGCACCAGGGCTAGGGCCAGCCATCGTATCATCGGCCGTGTGCTGCTCCACACAGCAGTCCAGAAGCAATCGTACTGCTCGAGCGCCGTGGGGCGCATCATCTCGTGACCGGCATTTCGGTAGCCTGGTAGAAGGCCGGTCACAGCACCTGCCAGGATGCCGATGCCGAATGCCGCCGCAGTCTTGGCAACTGCGAATGGGACGCTGATGATACTGGCGGTTATCAGCATCATGCTCGGGTCTGTAACCGGTGAGGAGACCCAGAAGGCCATGACGGGAGCGAGAGGAAGGCCCCGACGCAGGAGTGTGGCAATGAGCGGCAGCATCCCCAGACCGCACACCGGTGTGATGACGCCGATTAAGCTGGCGGCCAGCACGGTCCGCACCTGTCCGCCGTTCAGCCAGTCCAGGGCCCGATCAGACCAGCGGCCCACGGTCAGGGCGCCAGCGAGGAGTGCCGCGACGGCGACAACGGGCAGCAGTGAGATCAGTCCGAGGCCAGCTGCTTTCAGCATATCCGCGTTGGCCTCTGGCAACAGGGAGCCAGTGACGACCAACGCCGCTGTGATAGACCAGGGTCAGCATCTCGGTGCTGGGGCGCAGGCGCAGGTTCCAGCGAGTCCTGGTGGGCAATCTGGTTCCTGGTAGTGCCATAAGCGGCATTGTACAGGACTGGTTTTCCGTCAGTTCAAAGTCCTTATAAACCGATAGTGATACAATCGGCGCAGGTGATGGGGCCCGTCCTGCTGCCGACCCTGTCCTGATATGGGGTCGAACTGACGGTACAAGCATCGGGGGGCAGACCTGTGGAAAACAGCCCCGCCAGTGATAGTGGAATCGCTAGCTTATCCAACGTAGACGCTGAAGCCAGGCTCGTGTGCCGAAACCTGTGGAAGGTATTCGGTGACGGGGCCAGCTATCTGCCGGACTCAATCGACCCTGGCCTATCCAGGGAAGAAATGCTGACCCAGACCGGCTCCGTACTTGCAGTCAGGGATGTCTCATTCGACGTGCTCGAGGGGGAGACGTTCGTCATCATGGGTCTCTCCGGCAGCGGCAAGTCTACGCTCGTTCGCTGTCTCAGCCGTCTTATCGAACCGACGCGGGGACAGGTACACATAGACGGCGAGGACATGCTTGCGATGAACAAGCAGCAGCTGCGTGACATCCGCCGTTACAAGATGGGCATGGTCTTCCAGCACTTCGGTAACTTTCCCCACAAGCGGGTCTTTGAGAACGTGGTCTATGGCCTGCAGATCCAGGGCATAGACAAGACCCCCAGCGCAGGCGGGCTGCCGAGGTCATCGAGCTGGTGGGACTGTCCGGTTGGGAGGAACGGTACCCGCACGAGCTTAGCGGCGGAATGCAGCAGCGTGTTGGGCTGGCTCGTGCTCTCGCTGTAGATCCGCAGATCCTCCTGTTTGACGAGCCGTTCAGCGCTCTCGACCCGCTGATCCGGCGTGAGATGCAGGACCAGTTGATCGGACTCCAGCAGATGGTACAGAAGACGATGGTCTTCATTACCCACGACTTCCTGGAGGCGCTCAAGGTCGGGGACCGGGTGGCAATAATGAGGGACGGCGAGTTCGTCCAGGTAGGCACGCCAGAGGAGCTTATCTCGAATCCAATCGACGACTACGTGCGGGACTTCACGCGGGATGTTCCCAGGTCCAAGGTGCTCACCGCACGTTCAGTCATGACGTCGCCCAAAGTCTTCGCCACGGCAGATGAGGGACTCGCGGTATTGATGAGCAGACTCGCTGATCAGGACTGCGAAAGCGCAGTCGTGGTCGACGGGCAGGACCGCTTCATCGGGACGGTTCACTCAGCCGACGTTTCCGCTAATGGAGTGGTAGACGCCAGTGTAGCTTCGGTCATGCGGGACTCCTGTCACATCGTGGAGCCCGGGACCCGACTGGAACAGCTTATTCCCCTTGTGATCTCGGGCGACGCCCCGATTGCCGTGCTGGATGATGGCCGATGTATTGGCACGATCAGCCGAGAGGCAGCGATGACTGCGCTCATAAGTGACGAGGGTATAGCGATGTGACCATCGCTGAAACCCTACAGATCCGCTTTCTTCGCGAACGCCGGTACCAGGGAATCCTGTGGGCCGGCGCGGCGGTGGCCGCGTACATACTGGCCTACTCACTGGCCGACCACAGATGCTGCCACAGACTTCGGGGACTGGCCGGAGAGCTGGCAGCCTCCCATACAGGAGCCGATTGACGAATTCTTCGAGTGGGCCGGCGACGCTCTAGGCTGGCTGTTCAACCCAATTTCGGACGTCATAGACGCGGGCATCCTGGGGATCGACACGTTCCTGCTCTGGCTGCCTTGGCCTGTCGTCGTGGCAGGTGTAGCGATTCTGGGACTGAGGCTTGGCGGCAGGTGGCTGGGGCTGTTCTGTGGCGCTGCCGTCATGTTCATTGGCCTAATCGGGTTCTGGGACTCCGCGATGGTCACACTGAGCGTGGTGGGAATCTCGGTGCTTATCAATGTGGGACTGGGTGTGCCGATCGGTATACTCGCTGCCTTCAGCAATCGCTTCGAGGCAGTCGTTCGCTCGGTGCTCGATACCATGCAGGTCCTCCCCGCCTTCGTCTACTTGATTCCCGCGCTGATCCTGTTTGGGGTGAGCGGCACCCAGGGGGTCTTCCTCACGGTGGTCTACTCCATCCCACCTGTTATCAGGCTCACCAATCTGGGAATCCGCCAGGTCCCCCGGGCTGCCATAGAGACGGCCCAGTCGCACGGATCGACGATATTCCAGACGCTTTTCCAGGTACAGCTGCCGCTTGCGAAGAGCACGATCATGGTGGGCATCAACCAGACCATAATGATGGCAGTCTCCATGATCATCGTAACCGCGCTCGTGGGCGTGCAGGGGCTCGGCCGGGATGTTTGGCTATCGTTGAGAGAGGTTGACGCGGGTGAGGGCCTGGAGAGCGGCATCGCCATCGTGTTACTGGCAATCGTCCTGGACAGGTTCAGTTACGCCCTCTCGAGGTCCGGCCCCCGCTCCTCTTCATCTGCCATGACCGCTGGTCCGCGGGTCGAGGGGAGGTTCAGCCAGGGACTTCAGTTCATGGCCGCCCGGTACACGGTTCCCGTTGCAGGTGTGGTCCTGGTAGGTGTCCCGGTGGTACTTGGCGCCCTGGTCGGGTCACTGAAGGACTTTCCGGACGCGCTCACGTTCTCGATGGCTGGCCTAATCAACTGGGTCTTCGACTGGATGGCGGTCAACCTCCACTTCATTACAAGCTGGACACGGGACATCCTGTTCTGCGAACTTGGCTACTCACCCATTCGCACGTTGCTCCTCTGGCTCCCCTGGCCGGCTATGATGGCCGTCGCAGCCGTGCTGGCCTACTTCACCGCAGGATGGCGGGTGTCGCTTCTCGCGCTGGTCGGGCTGGCGTTCGTGGGCATCGGAGGCGTCTGGGATGTGACGATGGACACATTGAGCCAGGTGCTGACTGCTGCCGGGTTCACGGTAGTTGTGGGTATCGTGCTGGGCGTTCTCGCCTCGCAGAGCAGGACGTTCGAGTCGATTCTGAGGCCCATACTGGACACCATGCAGACCATGCCGATCTTCGTCTACCTGATCCCGGTCATAATGCTCTGGGGCATCGGTCCGCTGGTCGGCATAATTGCCACCTCGGTGTACGCGCTGCCCCCGGTGATCCGTATGACCACGCTGGGATCAAGGAAGTGCCCGAACAGGTCATCGAGACGGCCACGTCCCATGGCTCAACCGGGCTTCAGGCCATGCTCCAGGTCAAGATACCATTGGCCTTCCCGACGATCATGATGGGTGTCAACCAGACCATCATCATGGTGCTGGCAATGGTGATCATCGCCGGACTCGTGGGCGGCGGCCTGGGGCAGGAGGTTTTCATAAACTCCATCTGGCTCAATGTAGGCCAGGGCATGGTCGCCGGGATGGCAATAGTCCTCATGGCGATTGTGCTCGATCGTATGACCCAGGGCAAGCAGAGCGCTGAGGTACCATTTGCGGCGATGAGATAACAGGAATTCGGTGAGGGGCCCTCGAGTCCTCGCTAGGAGGGATGCGCCGATAGGAAAGTAGAACATGAGGCAACCTGTCAAGTTTGCCGGACACACTCGTAACCCAGAAAGGAAAGAGAGAGTGAAATCAGTGAAGAACAGCTGGATCGCCCTCTCGATGATTTTGGCGCTGGCCATGATCCTCGCAGCAGGTGTGGCGTGCAGCGAAACCACGGACGACGATGCGGATGAGGCGGAGACCAGGGGCACCCTGATTCTTGTCGACCAGGACTGGAACGGCCAGCTCGTCACGACGGCCGTAATGAGGATCCTGCTGGAACAGGAGATGGACCACACGGTAGCGACCATGTTCGCGCCCGCAGACTCGGCGCCCCTCTTCATCGGTCTCGAAACGGGCGTTTTCCACTTCGTGTGCTGCAACTGGCCTTCCTGCAGCGCTGCCCTCATCGAAGAGTACGTGGATGCCGAAGGCGATCCAAAGGTGGAGCGTGTAGGGCCGGTGGGCATACAGGGTGAGACGGGCTGGTACGTTCCTTCGTACGTGATCAATGGCGACGCCGAGCGCGGCATCGACGCCGTCGCGCCAAACCTAAGCACTGTTGGCGACCTGAACCAGTACAAGGACGTGTTGGCCACGCGGGATACCGGTAACAAGGGGAGGCTCCTGGAATTCACGGCAGCGTGGGACACTAAACCCGAGGAACGTCTTGAAGCATTCGGCGCCGACTACGAGGTCGTGTTCGCCGGTTCCGAAGGCGCAGCCCTGGCTGAGGTCGACGCTGCATTCCAGAGGGGCGATCCCGTCCTGACATACCTCTGGGAGCCTCACTGGGCGCACGCCAAGTACGACTTGGTGCAGGTCGAGATGCCCGAGTGGACTTCCGACTGCTATCCGGAGGGCAGCAACTTCAACTGCGGCTTCCCAACCGACATCGTAGCCAAGCTGGCATGGCCCGGACTAAAGGACGAGTTCCCGGAGGCGTACGAGTTCCTGTCCAAGTTCCAGATGACCAACGCGCAACAGAACGAGATAGTGCTCAACCTCACCGAGAACGACCTGACCGTACGTCAGGCCGCTCAGGCGTGGGTGGATGCCAACGAGTCAGTCTGGATCCCCTGGATCCCGTAGGGGATTTTTTCAATAG
Encoded proteins:
- a CDS encoding ABC transporter permease subunit translates to MPEQVIETATSHGSTGLQAMLQVKIPLAFPTIMMGVNQTIIMVLAMVIIAGLVGGGLGQEVFINSIWLNVGQGMVAGMAIVLMAIVLDRMTQGKQSAEVPFAAMR
- a CDS encoding ABC transporter permease subunit, which encodes MAGVAILGLRLGGRWLGLFCGAAVMFIGLIGFWDSAMVTLSVVGISVLINVGLGVPIGILAAFSNRFEAVVRSVLDTMQVLPAFVYLIPALILFGVSGTQGVFLTVVYSIPPVIRLTNLGIRQVPRAAIETAQSHGSTIFQTLFQVQLPLAKSTIMVGINQTIMMAVSMIIVTALVGVQGLGRDVWLSLREVDAGEGLESGIAIVLLAIVLDRFSYALSRSGPRSSSSAMTAGPRVEGRFSQGLQFMAARYTVPVAGVVLVGVPVVLGALVGSLKDFPDALTFSMAGLINWVFDWMAVNLHFITSWTRDILFCELGYSPIRTLLLWLPWPAMMAVAAVLAYFTAGWRVSLLALVGLAFVGIGGVWDVTMDTLSQVLTAAGFTVVVGIVLGVLASQSRTFESILRPILDTMQTMPIFVYLIPVIMLWGIGPLVGIIATSVYALPPVIRMTTLGSRKCPNRSSRRPRPMAQPGFRPCSRSRYHWPSRRS
- a CDS encoding permease, which codes for MLKAAGLGLISLLPVVAVAALLAGALTVGRWSDRALDWLNGGQVRTVLAASLIGVITPVCGLGMLPLIATLLRRGLPLAPVMAFWVSSPVTDPSMMLITASIISVPFAVAKTAAAFGIGILAGAVTGLLPGYRNAGHEMMRPTALEQYDCFWTAVWSSTRPMIRWLALALVLEVFLQRFVPGAWVTSLFGTDAASWIPLAVLVGAPMYLEGYAALPLVSGLMDKGMSFGAALALMISGAAVSFYSAVAVAALVRIRVFILYVLLALLGACLAGYAANWLI